A window of the Desulfobacula toluolica Tol2 genome harbors these coding sequences:
- a CDS encoding DUF1667 domain-containing protein — translation MLKKDLVCIVCPNGCQVEALIEETPELKVLEVNGCTCDKGIEWAKQEIVNPMRTIASSVVVDQGDFELVSVRTDASIPLGKIFDVMEAIKHKTVKAPVKIGDKLIVDPAGVPCNIIATRNVSVAVN, via the coding sequence ATGTTAAAAAAAGATCTGGTTTGTATCGTATGTCCCAATGGTTGTCAGGTAGAGGCACTGATTGAAGAAACACCTGAATTAAAAGTTCTGGAGGTTAACGGATGTACCTGTGACAAAGGTATTGAGTGGGCAAAACAGGAAATTGTAAATCCCATGCGGACAATTGCTTCAAGTGTTGTTGTTGACCAGGGGGATTTTGAGCTTGTAAGTGTAAGAACAGATGCTTCAATTCCTTTGGGCAAAATATTTGATGTAATGGAGGCAATTAAGCACAAGACGGTTAAGGCCCCTGTAAAAATAGGGGATAAACTCATTGTAGATCCGGCAGGTGTGCCTTGTAATATTATCGCCACAAGAAATGTGTCTGTTGCCGTAAATTAA
- a CDS encoding NAD(P)/FAD-dependent oxidoreductase: MKRDLVIIGGGPAGLAAAISARKNGVKDILLIERDKILGGILNQCIHDGFGLHTFKEALTGPEYAQRFIDEFHELGIEVMLETIVLSLDKNKNLSVSSKKGFVNIQAGAVILSMGCRERTAGAISLPGTRPSGVYTAGAAQNFVNLQNIKIGNNVVILGSGDIGLIMARRMALEGAKVEAVFELLPTPSGLARNVQQCLNDYGIPLFLSTSIFELHGKERLTGVTVAQVDENFQMIEQTKRFVPCDTLLLSVGLIPENELSLGAGVNLETTTSGASVDDNYMTNIPGIFSCGNVLHVHDLVDHVSEEASLVGQCAVQYLNQKTLPEESFIHIETQQDVRYVLPKKVSGKKDFTLSLRVTRPMQNAAIMVKDKDRKVARKKLVRLHPAEMIRVKVKAKNIENAEKLEVSVQC; the protein is encoded by the coding sequence ATGAAACGTGATCTGGTAATCATTGGAGGCGGCCCTGCAGGTCTTGCTGCAGCGATTTCTGCCAGGAAAAACGGGGTAAAGGATATTCTTTTAATTGAAAGAGATAAGATCCTTGGCGGGATACTCAATCAATGCATTCATGATGGATTCGGACTCCACACTTTTAAGGAGGCCTTGACCGGGCCTGAATATGCCCAGCGATTCATAGATGAATTTCATGAACTTGGTATTGAAGTCATGCTTGAAACCATTGTGCTGTCATTGGATAAAAATAAAAATCTCAGTGTCAGTTCAAAAAAAGGCTTTGTAAATATTCAAGCAGGAGCAGTGATATTGTCGATGGGTTGCAGGGAGCGGACAGCAGGTGCCATCTCCTTGCCCGGAACCCGGCCCTCCGGGGTTTATACTGCTGGTGCCGCACAGAATTTTGTGAATCTTCAGAATATAAAGATTGGAAATAATGTCGTTATTTTAGGATCAGGAGATATCGGTCTGATAATGGCACGAAGAATGGCCCTGGAAGGTGCCAAAGTTGAGGCTGTTTTTGAGCTGCTTCCAACACCAAGCGGTCTTGCCAGAAATGTCCAGCAATGCTTGAACGACTACGGGATTCCTTTGTTTTTAAGTACTTCTATTTTTGAACTCCATGGAAAAGAGCGGCTCACGGGTGTGACGGTTGCACAAGTTGATGAAAATTTTCAGATGATTGAACAAACAAAACGGTTTGTTCCATGTGACACGCTGTTATTGTCGGTCGGCTTGATTCCTGAGAATGAACTTTCCCTTGGTGCCGGGGTAAATCTTGAAACTACAACAAGCGGTGCATCTGTAGATGATAATTATATGACAAATATTCCGGGTATTTTTTCCTGCGGCAATGTTTTGCATGTGCATGACCTTGTGGATCATGTTTCAGAAGAGGCATCCCTGGTAGGTCAATGTGCGGTTCAATATTTAAATCAAAAGACTTTGCCTGAAGAATCATTTATACACATTGAAACACAACAGGATGTCCGGTATGTACTGCCCAAAAAAGTCAGTGGAAAAAAGGATTTTACATTGTCGTTGCGGGTTACCCGTCCAATGCAGAATGCGGCAATTATGGTGAAAGACAAGGACAGAAAAGTTGCAAGAAAAAAACTGGTCAGATTGCATCCTGCTGAAATGATCCGGGTTAAGGTCAAGGCAAAGAATATTGAAAACGCAGAAAAACTTGAGGTGAGTGTTCAATGTTAA
- the sucD gene encoding succinate--CoA ligase subunit alpha yields MSILLNDDTRVIVQGITGKIGSVQTKWMLDYGTKIVGGVTPGKGGKTVEGLPVFNYVDEAVKQTGANASVFFVPAIFVLDAFLETVDAGIDLIVIVPEHIPVHDAMKMRDYANEKNVIALGPTTPGILSPGKGKMGIMPASLFEPGRVGVISRSGTLSYEFAGILSEKNVGQSTVVGMGADPVVFCNLPQILEMFENDDDTDAVIVVGEVGGEQEEKAADFIANNMKKPVASFIAGRFSPQGKKMGHAGAIVRGSAGTYEGKVSSFRNAGVTVLESPIHVNDWAEKHNLR; encoded by the coding sequence ATGAGTATTCTTCTTAATGATGATACCCGCGTAATTGTACAGGGAATAACCGGAAAAATCGGAAGTGTTCAAACCAAATGGATGCTTGATTACGGGACAAAAATAGTAGGTGGCGTAACACCGGGCAAGGGCGGCAAGACTGTTGAAGGTCTGCCGGTTTTTAATTATGTGGACGAGGCGGTGAAACAAACCGGCGCAAACGCCTCGGTCTTCTTTGTGCCGGCCATATTTGTTCTTGATGCTTTCCTGGAAACCGTTGATGCCGGCATTGACTTGATTGTCATAGTACCCGAACATATTCCGGTGCATGATGCAATGAAAATGAGGGACTATGCCAATGAAAAAAATGTCATAGCCTTGGGACCTACCACCCCTGGAATTTTATCTCCGGGTAAAGGGAAAATGGGCATCATGCCTGCTTCGCTTTTTGAGCCTGGCCGGGTGGGTGTCATTTCAAGGTCAGGAACCCTGTCTTATGAATTTGCCGGTATCCTTTCTGAAAAAAATGTTGGTCAAAGCACAGTTGTCGGCATGGGAGCGGATCCTGTTGTTTTTTGTAATTTACCGCAAATCCTTGAAATGTTTGAAAATGATGACGATACCGATGCTGTTATTGTTGTTGGTGAAGTTGGAGGAGAACAAGAAGAAAAAGCTGCTGATTTTATCGCCAATAATATGAAAAAACCGGTTGCATCCTTTATTGCCGGACGATTTTCCCCGCAAGGCAAAAAAATGGGGCATGCAGGTGCCATTGTCCGAGGGTCAGCAGGAACCTATGAAGGCAAAGTGTCCTCTTTTAGAAACGCTGGAGTAACCGTACTTGAATCTCCCATTCATGTGAATGACTGGGCTGAAAAACATAATTTAAGATAA
- a CDS encoding ammonium transporter: MKKLALTIVCCLACSISVVWAGDDAPTITSNKAAIALVQSHADYVWTLVAAMLVFFMQAGFAMVETGFTRAKNAVNIMMKNLMDFSMGSIVYWAVGFGLMFGVSETGCFGTSGFFLSDFKVGEDPWVLVFWMFQAVFAATAATIVSGAMAERTKFSGYLIYSVVVSGLIYPIFGSWAWGSLFNGSGWLEGLGFIDFAGSTVVHSVGGWAALAGAMILGPRLGKYTKEGKVRPILGHNIPLAAIGVFILWLGWFGFNPGSTTAASKDIAMIFVNTNLSAAAGAIMAMVVSWIKFGKPEVGMSLNGALAGLVGITAGCANVTPASSIMIGAAAGVIVVFSVVFFDKIRIDDPVGAISVHGVCGAWGTLAAGIFNMDGMTFKIVAVQLTGIISCFAWTFPLAYLLFKLIDVTIGLRVSREEELEGLDSTEHGGNAYPDFTTINHGTMGIFGGTGSPKHEKEAPCAYSSDSASGVSVASASGKLIKQT, encoded by the coding sequence ATGAAAAAGTTGGCGTTAACAATTGTTTGTTGTTTGGCATGTTCAATTTCTGTAGTCTGGGCCGGTGATGATGCACCTACCATAACATCTAATAAAGCGGCCATTGCCCTGGTGCAGTCTCATGCGGATTATGTATGGACCCTTGTTGCTGCGATGCTGGTATTTTTTATGCAGGCCGGATTTGCCATGGTTGAAACCGGTTTCACACGGGCTAAAAATGCCGTCAATATCATGATGAAAAATTTGATGGATTTTTCCATGGGGTCTATTGTGTATTGGGCTGTCGGGTTCGGTCTGATGTTTGGAGTGTCTGAGACCGGTTGTTTCGGCACATCCGGTTTCTTTTTAAGTGATTTCAAGGTGGGCGAAGACCCATGGGTACTGGTATTCTGGATGTTCCAGGCTGTATTTGCCGCCACGGCCGCCACTATTGTATCAGGTGCCATGGCGGAAAGAACCAAATTTTCAGGATATCTCATCTATTCCGTGGTAGTTTCAGGGCTGATCTATCCGATTTTCGGCAGCTGGGCATGGGGTAGCCTGTTCAATGGAAGCGGATGGCTTGAAGGGCTTGGATTTATCGATTTTGCAGGATCAACGGTCGTTCATTCAGTTGGTGGATGGGCAGCTCTTGCAGGTGCCATGATTTTAGGGCCCCGCCTTGGAAAGTACACCAAAGAGGGAAAAGTCAGACCCATACTGGGACACAACATACCCCTTGCTGCCATAGGGGTTTTCATCCTCTGGCTGGGATGGTTCGGGTTTAACCCTGGGTCAACCACTGCAGCATCCAAAGATATAGCCATGATTTTTGTTAATACAAACCTTTCTGCAGCAGCAGGTGCCATCATGGCCATGGTGGTATCCTGGATAAAGTTTGGAAAACCCGAAGTCGGCATGAGTTTGAATGGTGCCCTGGCCGGTCTTGTGGGAATTACTGCCGGATGTGCCAATGTGACACCTGCAAGCTCAATCATGATAGGTGCCGCAGCAGGCGTGATTGTTGTATTCTCAGTTGTGTTTTTTGATAAGATCAGAATTGATGACCCAGTAGGTGCCATTTCAGTTCATGGTGTCTGCGGTGCCTGGGGAACACTTGCCGCAGGTATTTTTAATATGGACGGCATGACATTTAAAATAGTTGCAGTCCAGTTAACCGGGATCATATCCTGTTTTGCCTGGACATTCCCTTTGGCCTATCTTTTGTTCAAACTGATTGATGTGACAATAGGATTAAGAGTATCCAGGGAAGAAGAATTGGAAGGTCTGGATTCCACAGAGCATGGGGGAAATGCATATCCTGATTTTACCACTATTAATCACGGCACCATGGGAATTTTTGGCGGAACCGGCAGTCCTAAGCATGAGAAGGAGGCACCCTGTGCTTATAGCTCTGATAGCGCTTCTGGTGTTTCTGTTGCTTCTGCATCCGGAAAATTAATCAAGCAAACTTAA
- a CDS encoding NAD(P)/FAD-dependent oxidoreductase: MFDVAIIGAGPAGTAAAFDLLLKGLKVLILDKYEFPRKKACAGGITPKGYHLFRYDISSMVKRECSTVKISPHNKKSFFIKDDNTLCYMTKREDLDLFSLNKVMEKGADFRVIKKIQSINETPVFVEIHTDSEYLRASYLIGADGANSIVRRFVSKGRFYQKQFAIEADVKIDRPDMYHMEFDFSKSLNGYYWIFPKDDHVNIGNYSVDSNSRLQIQHLFDYADEKLHSRRLDAVKGYPICTGGFKYRPDSKRVLLAGDAAGLSERLLGEGIFFAVKSGQAAARAILESELHALSARDLYREKLKAIQADLRVYDLSSNWFYTFPGVSLKAVSFPFVHKRFSKGYADGKTITQILCGKAAAIKNR, translated from the coding sequence ATGTTTGATGTTGCGATCATAGGGGCGGGGCCTGCCGGAACAGCGGCTGCTTTTGATCTTTTATTAAAAGGGTTGAAGGTGCTGATTCTGGATAAGTATGAATTTCCCAGGAAAAAAGCCTGTGCCGGCGGGATTACACCCAAGGGATATCATCTGTTCAGGTATGATATCTCTTCCATGGTAAAAAGAGAATGCAGCACCGTCAAAATTAGTCCGCATAATAAAAAGTCATTTTTTATCAAAGATGACAACACGCTTTGCTATATGACCAAAAGGGAAGATCTGGATCTTTTTTCTTTAAACAAGGTTATGGAAAAGGGCGCGGATTTCAGGGTGATAAAAAAGATTCAATCAATTAATGAAACCCCGGTTTTTGTAGAAATCCATACGGATTCGGAATATTTAAGGGCATCGTATCTGATTGGTGCTGACGGTGCCAACAGTATTGTCCGGCGGTTTGTTTCAAAGGGCCGTTTTTATCAAAAGCAATTTGCCATTGAGGCGGATGTGAAGATCGACAGGCCTGACATGTATCACATGGAGTTTGATTTTTCAAAGTCTCTCAATGGTTATTACTGGATTTTTCCCAAAGACGATCATGTGAATATCGGGAATTATTCAGTTGATTCAAATTCAAGGCTGCAGATTCAGCATCTTTTTGACTATGCTGATGAAAAGCTTCATTCAAGACGGCTTGATGCTGTTAAAGGTTATCCCATCTGTACGGGCGGCTTTAAGTATAGACCGGATTCAAAAAGAGTTCTTCTTGCAGGGGATGCTGCAGGTTTGTCTGAGCGGCTGCTGGGAGAAGGGATCTTTTTTGCCGTGAAAAGCGGGCAGGCAGCTGCCCGGGCCATCCTGGAATCAGAACTGCACGCATTGTCAGCCAGGGATCTGTATCGGGAAAAATTAAAAGCCATCCAGGCGGATTTGCGGGTTTATGATTTAAGTTCAAATTGGTTTTACACGTTCCCGGGCGTTTCATTAAAGGCAGTATCCTTTCCATTTGTTCATAAAAGGTTTTCAAAAGGGTATGCAGACGGAAAAACCATCACCCAAATTCTTTGTGGCAAAGCTGCTGCAATAAAAAATCGATAA
- the asd gene encoding aspartate-semialdehyde dehydrogenase: MKKVGIVGWRGMVGSVLMERMITENDFKRFTPLFFTTSQAGQQAPDVGIKTPPLVDAYDIDQLLDMDIILSCQGGSYTEEIRPKLAAKNWDGYWIDAASTLRMDDKSIIVLDPVNRKVIDNALSDGIKNYIGGNCTVSLMLMALGGLFENNLIEWLTSMTYQAASGAGAKNMEELVAQMQTIGNMASPVLENPASAILDLDKNVIETMRSNDFPVQNWAVPLAASLIPWIDRAMDNGQTREEWKGFVETNKIIGRSDNPIPIDGQCVRIGSMRCHSQAFTIKLKKNVPLNEIQAMLAENNDWVKVVPNSKEDSIKDLTPAAVTGTLTVPVGRIRKMNLGDDYLTAFSVGDQLLWGAAEPLRRILNIIL; encoded by the coding sequence ATGAAAAAAGTTGGAATTGTTGGTTGGCGTGGAATGGTTGGCTCCGTACTCATGGAAAGAATGATAACGGAAAATGATTTCAAACGCTTTACCCCTCTTTTTTTCACAACATCCCAGGCTGGTCAGCAAGCTCCGGATGTGGGCATCAAAACACCCCCGCTGGTTGATGCCTATGATATTGACCAGCTGCTGGACATGGATATTATCCTGTCCTGCCAGGGAGGATCATACACTGAAGAGATTCGGCCCAAGCTTGCCGCAAAAAACTGGGACGGATACTGGATTGATGCCGCATCCACTTTGAGAATGGATGATAAAAGCATTATCGTTCTGGACCCTGTAAACCGCAAGGTAATTGATAATGCTCTGTCCGACGGCATTAAAAACTATATTGGCGGCAATTGTACCGTATCCCTCATGCTCATGGCCCTGGGCGGGTTGTTTGAAAACAATCTGATCGAATGGCTGACTTCCATGACATATCAGGCAGCATCCGGTGCAGGTGCTAAAAACATGGAAGAGCTTGTGGCCCAGATGCAGACCATCGGCAATATGGCCTCTCCTGTTCTTGAAAACCCGGCCTCAGCTATTCTTGATCTGGACAAGAATGTCATCGAAACCATGAGATCCAATGATTTTCCCGTTCAAAACTGGGCAGTTCCGCTGGCTGCAAGTCTGATTCCATGGATTGACAGGGCAATGGACAATGGTCAGACAAGAGAAGAGTGGAAAGGATTTGTTGAAACAAATAAAATAATCGGGAGATCAGACAATCCCATTCCCATTGACGGTCAATGTGTAAGGATAGGGTCTATGAGATGTCACAGCCAGGCTTTTACCATTAAGCTGAAAAAAAATGTGCCGCTCAATGAAATCCAAGCCATGCTGGCTGAAAATAATGACTGGGTTAAAGTGGTTCCCAATTCAAAAGAAGACTCCATCAAAGATCTGACCCCGGCAGCAGTCACAGGGACATTGACGGTTCCTGTCGGCCGCATCAGGAAAATGAACCTTGGAGATGATTACCTGACTGCATTTTCAGTTGGAGACCAGTTGCTCTGGGGTGCGGCTGAACCGCTTCGCAGAATTTTGAACATTATTCTTTGA
- a CDS encoding P-II family nitrogen regulator has translation MKNILAVIKPFKVDEVKDALIKIDVKGMTISEVKGFGRQKGHKEIYRGAEYQTDFIPKVEIKIVVADDQVDEVVKTIIDAAKTGKIGDGKIFIMPIEDVIRIRTNEAGIDAL, from the coding sequence ATGAAAAACATACTGGCAGTCATTAAACCGTTTAAGGTTGATGAAGTAAAAGATGCCTTAATAAAAATTGATGTCAAGGGAATGACCATCTCAGAGGTCAAAGGGTTTGGTCGCCAGAAGGGTCACAAGGAGATCTACAGGGGAGCGGAATATCAGACGGATTTTATTCCCAAGGTCGAGATCAAGATTGTTGTGGCTGATGATCAGGTTGATGAAGTAGTTAAAACCATTATTGACGCTGCAAAAACAGGAAAGATCGGAGACGGGAAAATTTTTATTATGCCCATTGAAGATGTGATTCGAATCAGAACTAATGAGGCCGGTATCGACGCATTATAG
- a CDS encoding 4-hydroxyphenylacetate 3-hydroxylase N-terminal domain-containing protein: protein MGLMTKDQYIESLRKLNPVVYMFGERITDVVDNPRLRAGIEATGATYEVAEMDEYRDLAITTSPLINEPVNRFTLPPGSIDDLVHRVKLNRAIANHVGTCHQRCTGLDCLSALSIVTYDVDQKHGTSYNQNFIEFLKYMQKNDLTANAGVTDLKGDRSKGPTQQADDEMYLKIVERRSDGIVVSGAKVHQTGSLSSHEIIVLPTRAMRKGDEDYAVAFAVPADAEGLIHVVGRSSLDGRELEGVDCGNVRYSKNCPTLIFDNVFVPNDRIFLCGETEFAVDMVIKFSSFHRQSHGGCKAGKIDCMIGAALTLMDYNGTSKVGHHKQKVIDMIHRAETLYGCCLASSYEGKQQASGSYFIDTILSNASKIHEGKELSESIRLMIDIVGGFVADMPSDKDFEHPEIGPKLKRYFKAVEGVPVENRIKMFRLVEKMAMESADTISDIHGGGSPEAHRVTILRESDLESKKRSALRLAGIEG from the coding sequence ATGGGACTTATGACAAAAGATCAGTATATTGAATCATTGCGAAAACTAAACCCTGTTGTTTATATGTTTGGTGAACGAATTACCGACGTTGTAGACAATCCAAGATTAAGGGCGGGCATTGAGGCGACAGGTGCGACATATGAAGTGGCCGAAATGGATGAATATCGTGATCTTGCAATAACCACAAGTCCTTTGATTAATGAGCCTGTCAACCGGTTTACCCTTCCGCCGGGTTCAATTGATGATCTGGTTCACAGAGTTAAGCTGAACAGGGCTATTGCAAATCATGTCGGAACCTGCCACCAGCGCTGTACCGGGCTTGACTGCCTTTCGGCTTTGTCAATTGTGACCTATGATGTTGATCAAAAACATGGCACAAGCTACAATCAGAATTTTATCGAATTTTTAAAGTACATGCAAAAAAACGATCTTACGGCAAATGCCGGGGTTACGGACTTGAAAGGGGATCGATCCAAAGGCCCGACCCAGCAGGCAGATGATGAAATGTACCTGAAGATTGTTGAGCGCAGATCTGACGGAATTGTGGTAAGTGGTGCAAAAGTTCATCAGACAGGATCTCTTTCATCCCATGAAATTATAGTGCTACCCACCCGTGCCATGAGAAAAGGTGATGAGGATTATGCGGTTGCATTTGCGGTTCCTGCTGATGCCGAAGGTCTTATCCATGTTGTTGGTCGTTCAAGCCTTGATGGCCGTGAGCTTGAAGGGGTTGACTGTGGTAACGTTCGGTATTCGAAAAATTGTCCCACGTTGATATTTGACAATGTGTTTGTTCCCAATGACAGAATTTTCCTGTGCGGTGAAACAGAGTTTGCCGTTGATATGGTGATCAAATTTTCTTCATTTCACAGACAGAGCCATGGCGGATGCAAGGCAGGCAAAATCGACTGCATGATCGGTGCTGCATTGACACTGATGGATTACAACGGAACCTCAAAAGTCGGTCATCACAAACAAAAAGTCATTGATATGATCCACAGAGCGGAAACACTTTACGGCTGCTGTCTTGCATCTTCATATGAAGGAAAACAACAGGCATCAGGTTCCTATTTTATTGATACAATTTTATCCAATGCTTCCAAAATTCATGAAGGCAAAGAGCTTTCTGAAAGTATTCGGCTTATGATTGATATTGTCGGTGGATTTGTGGCGGATATGCCGTCTGATAAGGATTTTGAGCATCCCGAGATTGGTCCCAAGCTGAAACGGTATTTTAAGGCGGTTGAAGGTGTTCCTGTAGAAAACAGAATCAAGATGTTCCGACTCGTGGAAAAAATGGCTATGGAATCTGCCGATACCATTTCCGATATTCACGGCGGGGGATCTCCTGAAGCCCACAGGGTAACAATTCTCAGGGAAAGTGATCTTGAAAGCAAAAAGCGATCCGCTTTGCGTCTTGCAGGTATTGAAGGATAG
- a CDS encoding NAD(P)/FAD-dependent oxidoreductase, with the protein MENQYDVIIIGAGVVGNAIARELSRYSISVAVLEKELDVSMGTSSRNSGVLHSGIHYKPGTLRARLNVLGNSMMADLCNDLKVKINYLGKLTVAQDEEEVKSLHMLKEQGLANGVPGLEILEKNEMRKIQPNVGGIKALHSPTTGIICPYSLTIALAENAHANGCHFYLGHAVTSIQKQDDLFEVNAAGKRFRSKVLINSAGLYSADICTMLGIDEYKIYPCRGEYLILDKRLDGTLNVLVYPAPHQGKAGLGIHLTNTVSGNILIGPSNEYQDDPEDYACTANIMALLRKEGHDLLPNLTTSDFIRSFSGLRAKQTPPGVGGFKDFVIESRDDIKGFINLVGIESPGLTSSPAIALMVKDMVEKLLTLEPKGGFNGIQSGITGYFHQLPDEQKADLVSQNPDYGEVVCRCEQITKKEVLDAISNPLGVRTINAIKYRSRAMMGRCQGGFCLPRIVQIMEKEFGYKPEDYLLNSRNSQLFIGKMRQELV; encoded by the coding sequence ATGGAAAACCAATATGATGTTATAATAATCGGCGCAGGCGTTGTTGGAAACGCCATCGCCAGGGAATTGTCCAGATATTCGATAAGCGTTGCTGTTCTTGAAAAAGAGCTTGACGTATCCATGGGTACAAGTTCAAGAAACAGCGGTGTGCTGCATTCGGGTATTCACTATAAACCGGGAACATTAAGGGCCCGTTTAAATGTGCTTGGGAATTCAATGATGGCTGATCTTTGCAATGATTTAAAGGTAAAGATCAATTATTTGGGAAAATTAACAGTAGCCCAGGATGAAGAAGAGGTCAAAAGTCTTCATATGCTCAAGGAGCAAGGCCTTGCAAACGGGGTTCCCGGCCTGGAGATACTGGAAAAAAATGAAATGCGAAAGATCCAGCCCAATGTGGGCGGCATCAAGGCACTTCATTCTCCAACCACCGGAATTATCTGTCCGTATTCTTTGACCATTGCTTTGGCGGAAAATGCCCATGCAAACGGCTGTCATTTTTATCTGGGGCATGCCGTAACTTCCATCCAAAAGCAGGATGATCTGTTTGAAGTAAATGCTGCCGGCAAACGGTTCAGATCAAAAGTGCTGATCAATTCCGCAGGCCTTTATTCTGCTGATATCTGTACCATGCTGGGCATAGACGAGTATAAAATTTATCCCTGCCGTGGTGAGTATCTGATTTTGGACAAACGGCTGGACGGTACTTTGAATGTTCTTGTTTATCCTGCACCTCACCAGGGAAAAGCAGGATTGGGCATCCATTTGACCAATACGGTTTCAGGCAATATTCTCATAGGACCTAGCAATGAATACCAGGATGATCCCGAGGATTATGCCTGTACTGCCAATATCATGGCCTTGCTGAGAAAAGAGGGGCATGATCTGTTGCCGAATCTGACAACTTCTGATTTTATCCGCAGTTTTTCAGGATTACGAGCCAAGCAGACACCACCCGGAGTTGGAGGGTTTAAAGATTTTGTTATTGAAAGCCGTGATGATATCAAAGGCTTTATCAACCTGGTTGGAATTGAAAGTCCCGGCCTTACCTCATCTCCGGCCATTGCTCTGATGGTCAAGGATATGGTTGAAAAACTTTTAACATTGGAACCAAAAGGCGGGTTTAACGGTATTCAATCCGGTATAACCGGTTATTTCCACCAATTGCCGGATGAACAAAAAGCAGATCTGGTTTCCCAGAATCCGGATTATGGAGAAGTTGTCTGCCGGTGTGAACAGATTACCAAAAAAGAGGTACTGGATGCCATTTCCAATCCTTTGGGCGTTAGAACAATTAATGCCATCAAGTATCGTTCAAGAGCGATGATGGGGCGTTGTCAGGGCGGATTTTGCCTGCCCAGAATCGTTCAGATCATGGAAAAGGAGTTTGGCTATAAACCTGAAGATTATTTACTCAACAGCAGGAATTCCCAATTGTTTATAGGGAAAATGCGTCAGGAACTTGTATAA
- a CDS encoding succinate--CoA ligase subunit beta, producing the protein MRLHEYEGAEIFEKFGIPVPRRGVVRTVEGALNMADEIGYPVVLKSQVLVGGRGLAGGIKIADSSDELEIMTDELLNMEIKGCRVKEIMISEKANIAKELYMAITIDGYSGKPIVVVSTEGGVHIEKTAKESSDKIASAIIDPKFGFYPYQAQKLLRQLNLSPKPLTACSDILVRLYKVFEKYEAIIAEINPLVILKNGGIVAVDAVLEIDDSAMFRLKKSLSLPSENRAGNSLENKGKEIGVTYVDLEGDIGLISSGAGLGMASMDIIGNKLKPSNFLETGGGITADLLYKCMELIMMKDLKAIFINIYGGINPIHEGAKGIVKYIKEHNLTIPIVAKALGNHQEETWEILKSGGVHVVTEAATETAVDKLIALLK; encoded by the coding sequence ATGAGATTACACGAGTATGAAGGCGCGGAAATTTTTGAAAAATTTGGCATACCGGTTCCAAGAAGAGGAGTCGTAAGAACTGTTGAAGGCGCCTTAAACATGGCGGATGAGATTGGGTATCCGGTTGTTCTTAAATCACAGGTACTTGTTGGCGGACGCGGGCTTGCCGGGGGAATCAAGATTGCCGACTCATCGGATGAACTTGAAATAATGACGGACGAGCTTTTGAATATGGAAATAAAAGGCTGTCGTGTCAAAGAGATAATGATCAGTGAAAAAGCAAATATTGCAAAAGAACTCTACATGGCCATCACGATTGACGGGTATTCAGGAAAACCCATTGTTGTTGTCAGCACTGAAGGCGGTGTCCATATTGAAAAAACCGCAAAAGAATCATCCGACAAGATCGCCTCGGCAATAATAGATCCAAAATTTGGATTTTACCCTTACCAGGCACAAAAACTTTTAAGGCAGCTTAATCTGTCCCCAAAACCTTTAACAGCCTGTTCCGACATCCTGGTGCGTCTTTACAAGGTGTTTGAAAAATACGAGGCCATAATAGCTGAAATCAATCCCCTTGTCATTTTAAAAAACGGTGGAATTGTGGCGGTTGACGCGGTTCTTGAAATTGATGACTCTGCCATGTTCAGACTCAAAAAATCCCTTTCATTGCCCAGTGAAAACCGAGCGGGAAATTCCCTTGAAAACAAGGGAAAAGAAATTGGGGTTACCTATGTTGATCTTGAAGGAGATATTGGATTGATTTCGTCCGGTGCAGGTCTGGGCATGGCATCAATGGATATTATCGGCAACAAATTAAAACCTTCAAACTTCCTTGAAACAGGCGGCGGTATAACAGCAGATCTTCTCTATAAATGCATGGAGTTGATCATGATGAAAGATTTGAAAGCCATCTTCATAAACATATATGGCGGCATCAATCCCATTCATGAAGGGGCTAAAGGGATTGTAAAATACATCAAAGAACATAATCTGACCATTCCTATTGTTGCAAAGGCTCTTGGAAATCACCAGGAGGAAACATGGGAAATTTTAAAATCCGGTGGTGTCCATGTTGTAACCGAAGCAGCGACTGAAACTGCAGTTGACAAGCTGATTGCCCTTCTAAAGTAA